The Streptomyces sp. P9-A4 genome contains a region encoding:
- a CDS encoding RNA polymerase sigma factor, giving the protein MDEGTGHTPTTARDVELASAVARAQEGDEEAFAHAYRAVYPGLLGYLRGIVGEDAEDVASEAWLEIARDLGRFRGDGVGFRGWTATIARHRALDHLRRARSRPRPALLVPDELEFPSPADTAGEALEALSTEQAVALVMGLPREQAEAVLLRVVVGLDGPTAARVLGKRPGAVRSAAHRGLKRLARELGGRGR; this is encoded by the coding sequence GTGGACGAGGGGACGGGGCACACGCCCACCACCGCGCGCGACGTGGAACTCGCCTCGGCCGTCGCACGGGCCCAGGAGGGCGACGAGGAGGCGTTCGCCCACGCCTATCGGGCCGTCTACCCGGGACTTCTCGGCTACCTCCGGGGCATCGTCGGGGAGGACGCCGAGGACGTCGCCTCCGAGGCGTGGCTCGAGATAGCCCGCGACCTCGGCCGCTTCCGGGGCGACGGCGTGGGGTTCCGGGGCTGGACCGCGACCATAGCCAGGCACCGGGCCCTCGACCACCTGCGCAGGGCGCGGTCACGGCCCCGCCCGGCCCTGCTCGTACCCGACGAACTCGAATTTCCCTCCCCCGCCGACACCGCGGGGGAGGCGTTGGAGGCCCTCTCGACCGAGCAGGCGGTCGCGCTGGTCATGGGCCTGCCGCGCGAACAGGCCGAGGCCGTGCTGCTCCGGGTCGTCGTCGGTCTCGACGGTCCGACCGCCGCCCGGGTTCTGGGCAAGCGTCCCGGTGCGGTACGGTCCGCCGCGCACCGGGGTCTGAAGCGGCTGGCCCGGGAACTCGGGGGAAGAGGGAGGTGA
- a CDS encoding adenosylcobinamide amidohydrolase: MPSRSLLTSASLDDTALLTHTEQGRAWPLLVWVPGPGVRMVSSAVLGGGIGTRAWVLNAQVPPGYDRLDPVAHLRELAAGAGLEGTGVGLMTAASVADRRHAVDGGVRAVVTAGIGVRGWAAAPGTGGVMVPRPGTINIIVSLPVPLTDAALVNAVATATEAKVQALVELGADASGTPTDAVCVAAPTAAPGTAAEPFAGPRSLWGARLARAVHTATRAACAGLLAA, from the coding sequence GTGCCTTCGCGATCCCTCCTGACCAGCGCCTCCCTCGACGACACGGCTCTCCTCACGCACACCGAGCAGGGCCGTGCCTGGCCGCTCCTGGTGTGGGTGCCGGGGCCGGGCGTGCGGATGGTGTCGAGCGCGGTGCTCGGCGGAGGCATCGGCACGCGCGCGTGGGTACTCAACGCCCAGGTCCCGCCCGGCTACGACCGTCTCGACCCGGTCGCCCATCTGCGTGAACTGGCCGCCGGGGCGGGGCTCGAAGGTACGGGCGTGGGCCTGATGACGGCGGCCTCCGTCGCGGACCGCCGCCACGCGGTGGACGGCGGGGTGCGGGCCGTGGTGACCGCCGGGATCGGGGTACGGGGCTGGGCGGCCGCCCCCGGGACCGGCGGTGTCATGGTGCCGCGTCCCGGCACGATCAACATCATCGTGTCGCTGCCCGTACCCCTCACGGACGCCGCCCTCGTCAACGCGGTCGCCACCGCCACCGAGGCCAAGGTGCAGGCCCTGGTCGAGCTGGGCGCCGACGCCTCCGGCACGCCCACGGACGCGGTGTGCGTGGCCGCGCCCACGGCCGCCCCGGGCACCGCCGCCGAGCCCTTCGCGGGACCCCGCTCCCTGTGGGGTGCCC